In one Penaeus chinensis breed Huanghai No. 1 chromosome 33, ASM1920278v2, whole genome shotgun sequence genomic region, the following are encoded:
- the LOC125042963 gene encoding uncharacterized protein LOC125042963, producing the protein MALTTVNIATLYSSAQCVLSVVGSVGVILLFAGIPQLIYSDVISVANLLTFILGAVLITTMVAGNSFLNYKYRRITRAAQESARDSSEAGTSQADTEDKPPSYDAILDSDGLPPNYYSVVSEKPPRYEDIVGGRCTEASSETQPQCEQSQAATVPPPLEIIQTPAEVNVVLQEGQPKSIVLDHRETSSSAAASKDVVSKLGCENPSFDRHETDFAEATCTRLNESES; encoded by the exons atggcgCTCACCACCGTCAACATCGCGACCCTGTACTCTTCGGCGCAGTGCGTGCTTTCAGTCGTGGGGTCTGTGGGCGTGATCCTGCTCTTCGCCGGGATTCCGCAGCTCATCTACTCCGACGTCATCAGCGTGGCGAACCTGTTGACGTTTATTCTAGGAGCGGTTCTCATCACGACGATGGTCGCCGGCAACTCCTTCCTTAATTACAAGTACCGCCGAATCACGAGGGCGGCGCAGGAGAGCGCG CGTGACAGTTCCGAGGCGGGCACATCCCAGGCAGACACAGAGGACAAGCCACCCAGTTACGACGCCATCCTCGACTCCGACGGCCTTCCTCCGAACTATTACAGCGTGGTCTCCGAGAAACCCCCGAG aTATGAAGACATTGTCGGGGGGAGATGCACAGAAGCGAGCTCGGAGACGCAGCCACAGTGCGAGCAGAGTCAAGCAGCCACGGTACCTCCTCCGCTCGAGATCATCCAGACTCCGGCAGAGGTCAACGTCGTACTGCAGGAGGGACAGCCCAAGAGCATCGTCCTAGACCACAGAGAAacgtcctcctccgccgccgcatCGAAGGACGTTGTTAGCAAGCTCGGGTGCGAGAATCCCTCCTTCGACAGACATGAGACTGATTTCGCGGAGGCTACGTGCACTCGCCTCAACGAATCGGAGTCGTAG